From a region of the Corvus cornix cornix isolate S_Up_H32 chromosome 2, ASM73873v5, whole genome shotgun sequence genome:
- the SLC9A3 gene encoding sodium/hydrogen exchanger 3 isoform X1 — protein MRQVSGVALLLGLMALPAALGQRSSESPKNSSQSFAIVSFKWDHVKEPYIIALWILVASLAKIVFHLSHKVTRVVPESALLIVLGLFLGGIVWAADHIASFSLTPTVFFFYLLPPIVLDAGYFMPNRLFFGNLGSILLYAVIGTVWNAATTGLSLYGVYLTGVMGKLNSGLLDFLLFGSLIAAVDPVAVLAVFEEVHVNEVLFIIVFGESLLNDAVTVVLYNVFESFVAIGAPNVTGIECLKGIVSFFVVSLGGTLVGIFFAFLLSLVSRFTKHVRIIEPGFVFIISYLSYLTAEMLSLSAILAITFCGICCQKYVKANISEQSSTTVRYTMKMMASGAETIIFMFLGISAVDPAIWTWNTAFILLTLVFISVYRVIGVIIQTWILNRYRTVQLEIIDQVVMSYGGLRGAVAFALVALLDKDKVKERNLFVSTTIIVVFFTVIFQGLTIKPLVQWLKVKKTEHREPKLNEKLHGRAFDHILSAIEDISGQIGHHYLRDKWSNFDRKFLRKILMRRSAQKSRDQILNVFHELNLKDAISYVAEGERRGSLAFIRSPSTDNMVNVDFSTPLPSTVESSVSYLLREKAGPVCLDMQALEQRRKSIRDTEDTLAHHTLQQYLYKPRQEHKHLYSRHEIMHSEDDKQDKEIFHRTMRKRLESFKSTKLGINHSKKLNKIHKRDRGQKRRNSSVIPNGNIPSENPVQDFTLKEKDLEFSESEENNDYETLHLGKGVDFLANVTKQNFTDTPAGIDNPVFSADDDQSIYMKFSPWLSGEDTVVPSQRARVQLPYSPNNFRRLTPIRLSNKSTDSFLLADGPEDRPRSFLPESTHM, from the exons TTTTCCACTTGTCCCACAAAGTCACTCGGGTGGTTCCAGAAAGTGCTCTGCTGATTGTCCTCGGTCTTTTCCTCGGTGGCATTGTATGGGCAGCAGATCACATTGCCTCCTTCTCCCTGACACCAACcgtatttttcttctatttgctGCCCCCCATTGTTTTGGATGCTGGATATTTTATGCCAAATAGGTTGTTCTTTGGAAATCTTGGCTCCATCCTTTTGTATGCTGTCATTGGGACAGTCTGGAATGCTGCTACAACCGGTTTATCTCTCTATGGTGTCTATCTGACAGGAGTAATGG GTAAACTGAACTCTGGGCTGCTGGACTTCCTCCTCTTTGGCAGCTTAATTGCTGCTGTGGATCCTGTAGCTGTTCTGGCAGTGTTTGAAGAAGTCCATGTCAATGAAGTTCTGTTCATCATTGTTTTTGGAGAATCACTTCTGAATGATGCTGTAACTGTG GTGCTGTACAACGTGTTTGAATCTTTTGTTGCAATAGGCGCACCGAATGTGACGGGGATTGAATGTCTCAAAGGCATAG tgtcattCTTTGTGGTGAGCCTCGGTGGGACACTGGTtggcattttctttgcattccTGCTCTCATTGGTCAGTCGTTTTACCAAACACGTGAGGATCATTGAACCTGGATTTGTGTTCATCATTTCGTACCTGTCCTACCTCACAGCAGAGatgctttctctttctgctaTCTTAGC GATAACCTTCTGTGGCATTTGCTGTCAGAAATATGTCAAGGCTAACATATCTGAACAGTCTTCAACAACTGTAAGATATACCATGAAAATGATGGCCAGTGGAGCAGAAACTATTATCTTCATGTTCCTGGGTATTTCAGCTGTGGATCCAGCTATCTGGACTTGGAATACAGCTTTTATTCTGTTGACTCTGGTCTTCATCTCAGTATATAGAGTTATTG GTGTCATTATACAGACGTGGATTCTTAACCGCTACAGAACTGTCCAGTTGGAGATAATAGACCAGGTGGTGATGTCTTATGGTGGACTACGTGGAGCCGTTGCTTTTGCTCTTGTTGCACTTCTGGATAAGGacaaagtgaaagagagaaacCTGTTCGTCAGCACAACTATTATTGTTGtgttttttactgttattttccaG GGACTGACTATCAAACCTTTGGTACAGTGGctgaaagtgaagaaaactgaacacagaGAACCAAAACTGAATGAGAAACTTCATGGCAGa GCCTTTGATCATATTCTTTCTGCTATAGAGGACATTTCTGGACAAATAGGGCATCATTATCTGAGAGACAA GTGGTCCAATTTTGATAGGAAATTCCTCAGAAAAATACTGATGAGAAGGTCTGCCCAAAAATCAAGAGACCAAATCCTTAATGTTTTCCATGAGCTCAACTTGAAGGATGCAATTAGCTATGTTGCTGAG GGAGAACGTAGAGGTTCACTGGCATTTATTCGTTCTCCAAGTACAGACAACATGGTAAATGTGGATTTCAGCACTCCACTCCCGAGCACTGTGGAAAGCTCTGTCTCCTATTTACT gagagaaaaagctGGACCGGTTTGCCTTGACATGCAAGCTTtagagcagaggaggaaaagtaTCCGGGACACAGAAGATACCCTCGCTCATCACACCCTACAACAGTACCTGTATAAGCCCAGGCAGGAG CACAAACACCTGTACAGTCGACATGAGATCATGCACAGTGAAGATGACAAACAAGACAAGGAGATTTTCCATAGGACAATGAGGAAACGCTTAGAATCTTTCAAGAGTACCAAACTAGGAATAAACCATTCCAAGAAGCTCAATAAAATCCACAAACGAGACCGGGGCCAAAAAAGG agaaacagcagTGTCATACCAAATGGAAACATTCCTTCAGAAAATCCAGTACAAGATTTTACTTTgaaggaaaaag atTTGGAGTTTTctgaatcagaagaaaataatgattaTGAGACTTTGCATCTAGGCAAAGGAGTTGATTTCCTGGCTAATGTGACGAAACAAAATTTCACAGATACTCCTGctg gaattgATAACCCAGTATTTTCAGCTGATGATGACCAAAGCATCTACATGAAGTTCTCACCATGGTTATCTGGTGAAGATACTGTAGTACCATCTCAAAGGGCCCGAGTGCAGCTCCCATATTCTCCAAACAACTTCAGACGGCTCACTCCAATCCGGCTCAGCAATAAATCAACAGATTCCTTCCTGCTAGCAGATGGCCCAGAGGACCGACCCAGATCTTTTCTCCCAGAATCAACACatatgtaa
- the SLC9A3 gene encoding sodium/hydrogen exchanger 3 isoform X2, whose product MRQVSGVALLLGLMALPAALGQRSSESPKNSSQSFAIVSFKWDHVKEPYIIALWILVASLAKIVFHLSHKVTRVVPESALLIVLGLFLGGIVWAADHIASFSLTPTVFFFYLLPPIVLDAGYFMPNRLFFGNLGSILLYAVIGTVWNAATTGLSLYGVYLTGVMGKLNSGLLDFLLFGSLIAAVDPVAVLAVFEEVHVNEVLFIIVFGESLLNDAVTVVLYNVFESFVAIGAPNVTGIECLKGIVSFFVVSLGGTLVGIFFAFLLSLVSRFTKHVRIIEPGFVFIISYLSYLTAEMLSLSAILAITFCGICCQKYVKANISEQSSTTVRYTMKMMASGAETIIFMFLGISAVDPAIWTWNTAFILLTLVFISVYRVIGVIIQTWILNRYRTVQLEIIDQVVMSYGGLRGAVAFALVALLDKDKVKERNLFVSTTIIVVFFTVIFQGLTIKPLVQWLKVKKTEHREPKLNEKLHGRAFDHILSAIEDISGQIGHHYLRDKWSNFDRKFLRKILMRRSAQKSRDQILNVFHELNLKDAISYVAEGERRGSLAFIRSPSTDNMVNVDFSTPLPSTVESSVSYLLREKAGPVCLDMQALEQRRKSIRDTEDTLAHHTLQQYLYKPRQEHKHLYSRHEIMHSEDDKQDKEIFHRTMRKRLESFKSTKLGINHSKKLNKIHKRDRGQKRRNSSVIPNGNIPSENPVQDFTLKEKDLEFSESEENNDYETLHLGKGVDFLANVTKQNFTDTPAGIDNPVFSADDDQSIYMKFSPWLSGEDTVVPSQRARVQLPYSPNNFRRLTPIRLSNKSTDSFLLADGPEDRPRSFLPESTHM is encoded by the exons TTTTCCACTTGTCCCACAAAGTCACTCGGGTGGTTCCAGAAAGTGCTCTGCTGATTGTCCTCGGTCTTTTCCTCGGTGGCATTGTATGGGCAGCAGATCACATTGCCTCCTTCTCCCTGACACCAACcgtatttttcttctatttgctGCCCCCCATTGTTTTGGATGCTGGATATTTTATGCCAAATAGGTTGTTCTTTGGAAATCTTGGCTCCATCCTTTTGTATGCTGTCATTGGGACAGTCTGGAATGCTGCTACAACCGGTTTATCTCTCTATGGTGTCTATCTGACAGGAGTAATGG GTAAACTGAACTCTGGGCTGCTGGACTTCCTCCTCTTTGGCAGCTTAATTGCTGCTGTGGATCCTGTAGCTGTTCTGGCAGTGTTTGAAGAAGTCCATGTCAATGAAGTTCTGTTCATCATTGTTTTTGGAGAATCACTTCTGAATGATGCTGTAACTGTG GTGCTGTACAACGTGTTTGAATCTTTTGTTGCAATAGGCGCACCGAATGTGACGGGGATTGAATGTCTCAAAGGCATAG tgtcattCTTTGTGGTGAGCCTCGGTGGGACACTGGTtggcattttctttgcattccTGCTCTCATTGGTCAGTCGTTTTACCAAACACGTGAGGATCATTGAACCTGGATTTGTGTTCATCATTTCGTACCTGTCCTACCTCACAGCAGAGatgctttctctttctgctaTCTTAGC GATAACCTTCTGTGGCATTTGCTGTCAGAAATATGTCAAGGCTAACATATCTGAACAGTCTTCAACAACTGTAAGATATACCATGAAAATGATGGCCAGTGGAGCAGAAACTATTATCTTCATGTTCCTGGGTATTTCAGCTGTGGATCCAGCTATCTGGACTTGGAATACAGCTTTTATTCTGTTGACTCTGGTCTTCATCTCAGTATATAGAGTTATTG GTGTCATTATACAGACGTGGATTCTTAACCGCTACAGAACTGTCCAGTTGGAGATAATAGACCAGGTGGTGATGTCTTATGGTGGACTACGTGGAGCCGTTGCTTTTGCTCTTGTTGCACTTCTGGATAAGGacaaagtgaaagagagaaacCTGTTCGTCAGCACAACTATTATTGTTGtgttttttactgttattttccaG GGACTGACTATCAAACCTTTGGTACAGTGGctgaaagtgaagaaaactgaacacagaGAACCAAAACTGAATGAGAAACTTCATGGCAGa GCCTTTGATCATATTCTTTCTGCTATAGAGGACATTTCTGGACAAATAGGGCATCATTATCTGAGAGACAA GTGGTCCAATTTTGATAGGAAATTCCTCAGAAAAATACTGATGAGAAGGTCTGCCCAAAAATCAAGAGACCAAATCCTTAATGTTTTCCATGAGCTCAACTTGAAGGATGCAATTAGCTATGTTGCTGAG GGAGAACGTAGAGGTTCACTGGCATTTATTCGTTCTCCAAGTACAGACAACATGGTAAATGTGGATTTCAGCACTCCACTCCCGAGCACTGTGGAAAGCTCTGTCTCCTATTTACT gagagaaaaagctGGACCGGTTTGCCTTGACATGCAAGCTTtagagcagaggaggaaaagtaTCCGGGACACAGAAGATACCCTCGCTCATCACACCCTACAACAGTACCTGTATAAGCCCAGGCAGGAG CACAAACACCTGTACAGTCGACATGAGATCATGCACAGTGAAGATGACAAACAAGACAAGGAGATTTTCCATAGGACAATGAGGAAACGCTTAGAATCTTTCAAGAGTACCAAACTAGGAATAAACCATTCCAAGAAGCTCAATAAAATCCACAAACGAGACCGGGGCCAAAAAAGG agaaacagcagTGTCATACCAAATGGAAACATTCCTTCAGAAAATCCAGTACAAGATTTTACTTTgaaggaaaaag atTTGGAGTTTTctgaatcagaagaaaataatgattaTGAGACTTTGCATCTAGGCAAAGGAGTTGATTTCCTGGCTAATGTGACGAAACAAAATTTCACAGATACTCCTGctg gaattgATAACCCAGTATTTTCAGCTGATGATGACCAAAGCATCTACATGAAGTTCTCACCATGGTTATCTGGTGAAGATACTGTAGTACCATCTCAAAGGGCCCGAGTGCAGCTCCCATATTCTCCAAACAACTTCAGACGGCTCACTCCAATCCGGCTCAGCAATAAATCAACAGATTCCTTCCTGCTAGCAGATGGCCCAGAGGACCGACCCAGATCTTTTCTCCCAGAATCAACACatat